Proteins found in one Planococcus citri chromosome 2, ihPlaCitr1.1, whole genome shotgun sequence genomic segment:
- the Not10 gene encoding CCR4-NOT transcription complex subunit 10 gives MSKPETEPTPQKEAETEEPDHESISNECRELAVKAAEHFDKKEYAESLANLSKLQEQRPLDTRFTHNSAVVEFFSSELGKVSEFENKLNSVCNLGEINLDNIESLDDVRNCCILYNKAVLLYHTMQYSSALRILNKAFSLADSMDEPLRTAVCFLLTELFLCVHQPDKALSVITFLENFSQSGTSVVVESSNETEEDVTIKASDENENKKDDSESSIESCKSRIRVYKCICCLNSRNINTGEKELEGLTSSYEKEDVASTDSSGDKMKEARFHNMKCNFKFLKAYAQYLRGSLKPCVEIMSTIPLTSNFSLTGDSVPLAYFNNMGCAHLMMGKSNLACLYFRKALQENENNVKLKSSKESENRSKSLFTCGGNKLPELVYNLGVSLLHSGKPTEAFDCLTLAVQVYHMNPRLWLRLAECCIMVHKNGNERDFDFINKRKDVLADVIGTGIHRKLVLNLNLFENNKYSYDAQSFAIPVASLEFATLCLRNALLLLSNPTVDCSPSNPISETQIANLRASVLTNSAYVSLCLGDPIVALNNCKNLLSIPNCSGINKLLGHLYIAESFILLDRIPEALEHLKPDYSNYMLPNDQEQKTAKRSWKPDNSDSARAVFQYNLAVVLALKGDLQKAADLLKQVWLTKGPQCEIPVQMISLALYIELSLGHADVARNIIKQNCPQYSIAA, from the exons ATGTCGAAACCTGAAACAGAACCAACCCCTCAGAAAGAAGCCGAAACCGAAGAACCAGATCACGAATCTATTTCCAACGAATGTCGCGAATTAGCCGTTAAAGCAGCCGAACACTTTGATAAAAAAGAATACGCCGAGAGTCTAGCAAATTTAAGCAAATTACAAGAACAGAGACCTTTGGATACTAGATTTACCCATAATTCCGCTGTAGTGGAATTTTTTAGCAGCGAGCTTGGAAAAGTATCGGAATTCGAGAATAAACTCAATTCCGTGTGTAATTTA GGTGAAATTAATTTGGATAATATCGAGTCATTGGATGACGTTCGGAATTGTTGTATTTTATATAACAAAGCAGTATTGTTGTATCATACGATGCAGTATAGTTCAGCGTTAAGGATCTTAAATAAGGCTTTTTCACTAGCTGATTCGATGG ATGAGCCATTAAGAACAGCTGTGTGTTTCCTGTTAACTGAATTGTTTCTATGTGTACATCAGCCTGACAAGGCTCTATCTGTgataacatttttagaaaatttttcccaGTCCGGTACATCTGTAGTAGTAGAATCATCGAATGAAACTGAAGAAGATGTTACCATCAAAGCAtccgatgaaaatgaaaataaaaag GATGATTCAGAGTCATCGATCGAATCATGTAAATCTAGAATACGTGTGTATAAATGTATATGTTGTTTGAATTCACGAAATATCAATACCGGTGAAAAAGAACTGGAGGGTTTAACCTCGAGTTATGAAAAA gaaGATGTTGCATCAACTGATTCTTCCGGTGATAAAATGAAAGAGGCTAGATTTCATAatatg AAATGTAACTTCAAGTTCCTCAAAGCGTACGCTCAGTATTTAAGGGGATCGTTAAAACCTTGCGTTGAAATCATGTCAACGATTCCTTTGACGAGTAACTTCAG TCTAACTGGCGACTCGGTCCCATTGGCGTACTTCAATAACATGGGCTGTGCTCATTTAATGATGGGCAAATCCAATCTAGCATGTTTATATTTTCGCAAAGCTCTACAAGAGAACGAGAACAACGTCAAGTTGAAAAGTTCTAAAGAAA gtGAAAATCGGTCAAAATCGTTGTTTACTTGCGGAGGTAATAAATTACCCGAGTTGGTGTATAATTTAGGAGTAAGTTTATTACATAGCGGTAAACCGACCGAAGCTTTCGATTGTCTTACACTTGCGGTGCAAGTTTATCACATGAATCCGAGATTATGGCTTAGATTAGCCGAATGTTGCATTATGGTTCATAAAAAC ggcAACGaacgtgattttgattttattaataaaaGAAAAGACGTCTTAGCTGATGTAATTGGGACCGGAATCCATAGAAAATTAGTGTTGAATTTAAACTTAttcgaaaataataaatacag ctatgATGCTCAATCTTTTGCTATCCCTGTAGCGAGTCTGGAATTTGCTACGTTATGTTTACGTAATGCTTTGCTCTTGTTATCCAATCCAACGGTCGACTGTTCTCCCTCCAATCCCATCAGTGAGACGCAAATCGCCAATTTAAGAGCATCTGTGTTGACCAACAGCGCATACGTATCATTATGTTTAGGAGATCCTATCGTGGCattaaataattgtaaaaatttactcaGTATTCCCAACTGTTCTGGAATCAATAA attaTTGGGCCATTTGTACATAGCCGAATCGTTCATTCTACTGGATAGAATACCAGAAGCATTAGAGCATCTGAAACCAGATTACAGCAATTACATGTTACCAAACGATCAAGAACAAAAGACTGCAAAACGATCTTGGAAACCGGATAATTCTGATAGTGCTAGAGCAGTATTTCAGTACAATTTAGCTGTAGTTTTAGCCTTAAAAGGTGATCTGCAAAAGGCGGCAGATCTCTTGAAACAGGTGTGGCTGACCAAGGGGCCGCAATGTGAAATACCGGTGCAGATGATATCGCTAGCCCTATACATCGAACTATCCTTGG GTCACGCAGATGTTGCTAGAAATATTATAAAGCAGAATTGTCCACAGTACAGTATTGCTGCGTAG
- the LOC135834731 gene encoding formylglycine-generating enzyme-like — translation MFPKKKSLDHNVTSTFLSQNEETFTRKFFHSSTSNKLVFNTTAANMNCLLSAVCFLLLISNLYSVDSSCGCKKLTRVFGTKPIQGICFNVNFTTLIQQPRPTRNMILISGGRYSIGTNEPVIKLDGESPQRPVQLNDFYLDKYEVSIGEFAEFVSKTGYITDAERFGDSFILYSMIENYTEKRAPAAVEVPWWLLMKGVSWDHPEGSNTTIKDRLNHPVNHISWFDAVTYCNWLGKRLPTEAEWEVACKGANDNSIYPWGDEFIPNGKHMANTWQGFFPYKNTADDGYKTLAPVDSFKQGSLGLHNIIGNLWEWTNDFWTTKHSKKLQINPQGPKNSTDKVKKGGSFMCHKDYCFRFRCAARSQNTPDSSSVNIGFRCAKSIST, via the exons AtgttccctaaaaaaaaatcactcgaccACAACGTAACGTCTACTTTCTTATCTCAAAATGAAGAAACTTTCACtaggaaatttttccattcaagtACCTCCAATAAATTGGTTTTCAACACAACCGCAGCCAACATGAATTGCTTACTCTCAGCTGTATGTTTTCTACTCTTAATTTCAAACCTCTATTCAGTCGATTCATCCTGCGGATGTAAAAAACTCACCAGAGTGTTCGGTACCAAACCAATCCAAGGAATATGTTTCAACGTAAACTTCACCACTCTAATTCAACAGCCCAGACCGACTCGAAACATGATACTGATCTCAGGAGGAAGATACTCGATTGGGACCAACGAACCTGTAATAAAACTTGACGGAGAATCTCCTCAGAGACCTGTTCAATTGAACGATTTCTACTTAGATAAATACGAAGTGAGCATAGGAGAATTTGCTGAATTCGTTTCTAAAACTGGATACATTACGGATGCGGAACGATTCGGTGATTCTTTCATATTGTATTCGATGATTGAAAACTATACAGAGAAGAGAGCTCCGGCAGCAGTCGAGGTACCTTGGTGGTTACTTATGAAAGGAGTATCGTGGGATCATCCTGAAGGTTCGAATACAACGATAAAAG ACAGACTGAATCACCCAGTCAACCATATTAGTTGGTTCGATGCTGTGACTTATTGTAACTGGTTAGGTAAACGACTGCCTACAGAAGCTGAATGGGAAGTAGCTTGTAAAGGAGCTAACGATAACAGTATTTATCCTTGGGGCGATGAATTCATTCCGAATGGCAAACATAT GGCCAATACGTGGCAGGGATTTTTCCCTTATAAAAACACAGCGGACGATGGATATAAAACATTAGCACCGGTAGATTCTTTCAAACAAGGATCCCTCGGATTGCACAACATTATTGGTAATCTTTGGGAATGGACTAACGATTTCTGGACCACGAAGcattccaaaaagttgcaaattaaCCCT CAAGGACCTAAAAATAGCACCGATAAAGTGAAAAAAGGTGGCTCTTTTATGTGTCATAAAGATTACTGTTTCCGATTCCGATGTGCAGCTCGCAGTCAAAACACACCGGATTCTTCTTCGGTTAATATCGGCTTCAGATGTGCTAAATCAATCTCTACGTAG